TACCTTGATTGACAACACAATTGACTTCATGGAAGTCATCAAGCAGATGTTCAAGAGCGAATAGGCGAGTGAGCGACGGTGAAAATGATTTCGCTACTTTCGGGGGGAGTCTAGATGTATCTTGAAACGACAATAGTGGCAATTGTTATGGTTGCAACCTTTGCAATAGCTAGCTGGAAGCTCAAGTCGCCTGAAATCTCGATGGTAATTACAGCCATTGTAGGTGCACTTGTGGGCGGGTTTGGTTTCCCCTCCAGACTACTTGTAGAGGGCATGTTTACTTATTTTGACGTTGGCCTCGTATTCTTGACGGCCTCGGTCTTCATTAACATCTATTCCGAGACCGGAGCAATGAACGCTCTCGTTCGCTGGATAGTGAAGAAATTCTACGACAGAAAATGGTTCATGCTTGTTCTTCTTGGAATACTGTTGATTATTCCGGGTGCACTGACTGGAGCGGGCAGTGTGTCCATATTTGTGGTTGGCGGTTTGGTGGCCTCCGTAATGAACTATATGGGGTTCTCTAAGAAGAGAGTCGCAGCTTTCATTTATCTGTTCGCTATGCTTGCCGCAGTTGCTCCGCCAATAAATCTCTGGGCGATGCTGATGGCCGCTCAGGCGAACATGCCGTATGTTGGTTTTAATGTAGTACTGCTTGTACCTATAGTAATAATTGCTTTGTTTACTATTCTCTACACTGGGTTCAGCAAGACACCTTCGAGGAAATCAAAGGAAGAGATACTTAAGGAGCTTCCAGAGCCGCTGACAGGGATGAATTGGGGTAAGATTCTTCTCCCGTTTGCCGCTCTAATTGTGATAATCCTCCTGATGCAATACGCTGCATTCAATATACCTGTCATTGGATTGCCACTTACTTTCCTAATCTGTGCTTTCGTGGCAGTCATGATGGATCGCGATCGCTTGAAGATCCGGAGATGGTATGGAGTCATGTTGAAGACCGTCGATCAGGTTTTCCCGCTTCTTGCTACCGTAATTAGCGTTGGAGTGCTTGTGAATATAATGACGGCAACGGGAGTGAAAGGTCTTCTGGCAATAACCTTTATTACTCTTCCGATGGCATTCATCTATATCACGGCTTTGGTTTTCGCCCCGTTTGCTCAAGGAGCGCTTAGTTATGGAAGCGCGATTATTCTTGGTACGCCGATAATATTTCTTTTCAACTCGATGGGACTGAATGTCACTGTGACTGCTGCTGCGCTCAGTTTTCTATTCCCCCTTGGTGACTGCTTGCCACCTTCTCGAATCGTTGGAAGGCTTACGGTTGAAACGGTGGGTTACGAAGGGAGCTATATGTCTTTTCTGAAAGCAATAGCAATTCCATGGCTGTTCATGGGTGCAGTTGGCTTGTTGATGCTAATCTTCCCAAACCAGCTAGATTTCCTTGTGGTTTATTGATGGGGGTGAGATGATGCTAATTTTTCTTGACACAGTGATTTATTACCTTTATTTCATAATGACCGGTGTTTTTGCCCTTCTGCTTCTTAGGAATCTGTTCAAACGCGAGAGAAGAAAGGGCTGGGTTTACGACATTGTCTATTCTTATGTAATAATGACTTTTATCCTCCGGATAATTGGGATCAAGTGAGGGGTTGAATGATATGAAGAATTCAATCAGTCTAAAAATTCTCTTTCTTGTCCTCTCAGGTATTCTAGGGATTCTCGGTGGAGTCGAGTTCTGGGAGCTTCGACATTACAAAGAGACTGTAGTTGTCTCTGAAGACTTCACCGAAAAGATAATGTTGAGTGAATACCTTCCAAGCCTGAAGGGCACCTGGGGTGATACTCCCATATACATATATGATTCAGGAGTTCCCGGAGGATCAATGCTCATTCTTGGGGGAACTCATCCGTATGAGCCGATTACTACGGTTGCCGCTTACGTGATAATGGAGAACATTGATGTTGAAAGCGGAAAAGTCTACATTATTCCTCATGCAAATATGAGTGCATCGACCCTTGGAATGCTGGGCAATGCTTATCCCAAGTACTTCTCAGTTGAGACGCCTTGGGGAGAGCAGAAATACAGAATCGGAGACAGAGGTACGAATCCCCTAGATCAGTGGCCCGATCCATTCACATACGTTCACTATCCATCGGGTCAGAATCTCGCCTACCAGGACATCAGAAACCTAAACAGAACCTTCCCGGGGCGAGAAAACGGTACTCTTACTGAAAGGATATCGTTCGCAATTATGGAACTAATCAGAAACGAGAA
This window of the Mesotoga sp. BH458_6_3_2_1 genome carries:
- a CDS encoding TRAP transporter large permease subunit, which codes for MYLETTIVAIVMVATFAIASWKLKSPEISMVITAIVGALVGGFGFPSRLLVEGMFTYFDVGLVFLTASVFINIYSETGAMNALVRWIVKKFYDRKWFMLVLLGILLIIPGALTGAGSVSIFVVGGLVASVMNYMGFSKKRVAAFIYLFAMLAAVAPPINLWAMLMAAQANMPYVGFNVVLLVPIVIIALFTILYTGFSKTPSRKSKEEILKELPEPLTGMNWGKILLPFAALIVIILLMQYAAFNIPVIGLPLTFLICAFVAVMMDRDRLKIRRWYGVMLKTVDQVFPLLATVISVGVLVNIMTATGVKGLLAITFITLPMAFIYITALVFAPFAQGALSYGSAIILGTPIIFLFNSMGLNVTVTAAALSFLFPLGDCLPPSRIVGRLTVETVGYEGSYMSFLKAIAIPWLFMGAVGLLMLIFPNQLDFLVVY
- a CDS encoding deacylase translates to MKNSISLKILFLVLSGILGILGGVEFWELRHYKETVVVSEDFTEKIMLSEYLPSLKGTWGDTPIYIYDSGVPGGSMLILGGTHPYEPITTVAAYVIMENIDVESGKVYIIPHANMSASTLGMLGNAYPKYFSVETPWGEQKYRIGDRGTNPLDQWPDPFTYVHYPSGQNLAYQDIRNLNRTFPGRENGTLTERISFAIMELIRNENIDIFFDYHEASLMYPVVSTYVAHDDSMDIGMMAAMMLSATQFPMKIEASPKNLRGLTHREVGDFSDTLALLMETPEPFIDRVVGKMTEDLMVEGIDEFLQTAAEKGLLYCDYDIKEGFQDALGNTIIGAPLDYRVGRHLSGTLEAINWLNQFFPEKAMSVSFPGYAEIMENGTGKYLHDPSQADKSRVFEN